Proteins encoded in a region of the Triticum dicoccoides isolate Atlit2015 ecotype Zavitan chromosome 3A, WEW_v2.0, whole genome shotgun sequence genome:
- the LOC119270812 gene encoding BURP domain-containing protein 13-like, with the protein MHSKSAFLLIVVAVSTTAMVHGHPAASTPAGRFWEQALSGTPMPEVLADFVQKGIDLSPLVEHYSAQPSISMCTLFNTICDARTVAETGIFFHEAELHPGSTMTLSFPAEAETAILPHDVAGKVPFENLSDVLSTFHISPGSAEAAQVEDTLRKCQQPPIAGEMKACTISLESTVKAAMEMLGTTIQQGGGGGDVWAATSTLPRAGLLPCREYIVEEVTKLEGTGYVACHKVPFPYAVFHCHIAHTGYIGYKVTLHGRGDDDGPVVSLLAFCHFDTSRWTPAHPAFQILKTHPGASTSVCHFMSYGNLAFVKKARTA; encoded by the exons ATGCATTCAAAATCCGCTTTCCTTCTGATCGTGGTGGCAGTTAGCACCACGGCCATGGTGCACGGCCACCCTGCCGCTAGCACTCCGGCGGGACGGTTCTGGGAGCAGGCCCTCTCCGGCACGCCTATGCCGGAGGTTCTAGCTGATTTTGTTCAGAAAG GAATCGATCTGTCACCGCTTGTGGAGCACTACTCTGCACAGCCCAGTATCAGCATGTGCACACTTTTCAACACTATCTGCGACGCGCGGACAGTGGCAGAGACCGGCATCTTCTTCCACGAGGCCGAGCTACATCCGGGCAGCACCATGACCCTGTCTTTCCCAGCGGAGGCGGAGACAGCCATCCTCCCGCACGACGTCGCCGGCAAGGTCCCCTTCGAGAACCTAAGCGACGTCCTCTCCACGTTCCACATCTCACCAGGCTCCGCTGAGGCGGCGCAAGTGGAGGACACCCTGCGCAAGTGCCAGCAGCCGCCAATTGCCGGTGAGATGAAAGCCTGCACCATATCGCTAGAGAGCACTGTAAAGGCCGCCATGGAGATGCTCGGCACCACCATCcagcaaggtggtggtggtggtgatgtgtGGGCGGCCACGTCGACGCTCCCCCGCGCTGGCCTGTTACCATGCCGGGAGTACATTGTCGAGGAGGTCACCAAGCTAGAGGGCACTGGCTACGTGGCCTGCCACAAGGTGCCGTTCCCATACGCCGTCTTCCATTGTCACATCGCGCATACGGGGTATATAGGTTACAAGGTCACCCTCCACGGCCGCGGCGACGACGATGGCCCGGTGGTTTCCTTGCTGGCGTTCTGCCATTTCGACACCTCCCGCTGGACTCCGGCACACCCGGCGTTCCAGATACTGAAGACCCACCCTGGTGCCAGTACCTCGGTGTGCCACTTCATGTCGTATGGCAATCTCGCGTTCGTCAAGAAGGCACGCACAGCCTAG